In Syntrophorhabdales bacterium, the following proteins share a genomic window:
- a CDS encoding carotenoid biosynthesis protein, with protein sequence MESIPSQIFNTIIMRPYFVIFFLTYLLGCSMNMGIKRTLLFCITGYGLAWLSEFSSIHSGIPYGLYYYIEETKGKELWALGVPFMDSMSFVFLVWASYSLALIATSPVVRSGVTIYLFETKKIRNSMRVRLLGAVFFVCLDVIIDPVALRGNRWFLGQIYGYPQPGVYFGVPVSNFVGWFVVGFVLISALQTIDRLMEMKKLKGWYGRRHPWRYLIGPSLHFGVFFSICPSPSSSESMRWRGLARLSSSSKRLFFISC encoded by the coding sequence ATGGAATCAATCCCCTCACAGATTTTCAATACGATCATCATGAGGCCTTACTTCGTTATCTTCTTCCTGACCTATCTTCTCGGGTGCTCTATGAACATGGGGATCAAGAGGACCCTGCTCTTCTGTATCACAGGCTATGGCCTGGCATGGCTTTCGGAATTCTCCTCGATCCACAGCGGCATACCGTACGGACTTTATTATTACATCGAGGAGACAAAGGGAAAGGAGCTTTGGGCGCTGGGTGTTCCTTTTATGGATTCGATGAGCTTCGTATTTCTTGTCTGGGCGAGCTACTCCCTGGCGCTGATAGCGACCTCACCCGTTGTGCGCTCAGGAGTGACAATCTATCTTTTCGAGACGAAGAAGATCAGAAACTCCATGCGGGTAAGACTTCTCGGGGCCGTCTTCTTTGTCTGCCTCGATGTCATTATAGATCCCGTGGCGCTGAGAGGCAACAGATGGTTCCTCGGACAGATCTATGGGTATCCGCAGCCGGGCGTCTATTTTGGTGTACCCGTGTCGAACTTCGTCGGATGGTTCGTAGTGGGATTTGTCTTGATCTCGGCGCTTCAAACCATAGACAGGCTCATGGAGATGAAAAAGCTCAAAGGTTGGTACGGCCGGAGACACCCGTGGAGATATCTGATTGGCCCTTCCCTTCACTTCGGTGTGTTTTTTTCAATCTGTCCATCACCTTCTTCATCGGAGAGTATGCGTTGGCGTGGGTTGGCGCGTCTATCGTCTTCCTCCAAGCGTCTTTTCTTTATTTCTTGCTGA